In Salmo salar chromosome ssa03, Ssal_v3.1, whole genome shotgun sequence, a single genomic region encodes these proteins:
- the LOC106601465 gene encoding cytohesin-3 isoform X4 — translation MTEIHNIEADEENKNVVRNKRFLSGKKKFNMDPKKGIQYLVDNDLLEWTAEAVAEFLYKKEGLNKTAIGNFLGEREEMHLQTLKAFVELHEFSDLNLVQALRQFLWSFRLPGEAQKIDRMMEAFATRYCDCNAGVFQSTDTCYILSFAVIMLNTSLHNPNVKDKPTLERFFSMNRGINNGGDLPNDLLMKLYESIRNEPFKIPEDDGNDLTHTFFNPDREGWLLKMGGRVKTWKRRWFILTDSCLYYFEYTTDKDPIGIIPLENLCVREIEDSIKQYCLEIYNPRGQKIKACKTENGGRVVEGKHQSYRMSAATADERDDWIGSIRASITKDPFYDLVSLRKRKVINNNNASQD, via the exons ATGACGGAAATCCACAACATTGAGGCGGACGAGGAGAA CAAAAATGTTGTGAGAAACAAGAGGTTCTTATCTGGGAAAAAGAAATTCAACATGGACCCTAAAAAG GGTATTCAGTACCTGGTTGACAATGACCTGTTGGAGTGGACAGCAGAGGCAGTGGCTGAGTTCCTATACAAAAAGGAAGGACTGAACAAGACAGCCATTGGGAACTTTTTAGGAGAGAG GGAGGAAATGCACCTTCAGACTCTGAAAGCCTTTGTAGAACTACACGAGTTCTCCGACCTGAATCTGGTGCAGGCACTGAG GCAGTTCCTGTGGAGTTTCCGTCTCCCTGGAGAAGCCCAGAAGATTGATAGGATGATGGAGGCATTCGCTACACGCTACTGTGACTGTAATGCAGGGGTCTTCCAGTCAAcag ACACCTGCTACATCCTGTCCTTTGCCGTCATCATGCTGAACACCAGTCTCCATAACCCCAACGTGAAGGACAAGCCCACTCTGGAGCGCTTCTTCAGTATGAACAGAGGCATCAACAACGGGGGTGACCTGCCCAACGACCTGCTCATG AAACTCTATGAGAGCATTCGGAACGAGCCGTTCAAAATTCCAGAGGATGATGGGAACGACCTCACACACACCTTCTTCAACCCGGACAGAGAGGGTTGGCTGCTCAAAATGG GAGGAAGGGTGAAAACATGGAAGAGGCGGTGGTTTATTTTGACAGACAGCTGTCTGTACTACTTTGAGTATACCACA gaTAAAGACCCCATAGGGATCATTCCCCTTGAGAACCTCTGTGTAAGAGAGATAGAAGACTCTATCAAACAG TATTGTCTAGAGATCTACAACCCCAGAGGGCAGAAGATCAAGGCGTGCAAGACAGAGAACGGAGGCAGGGTGGTGGAGGGGAAACACCAGTCCTACAGGATGAGTGCAGCCACAGCAGATGAGAGAGATGACTGGATAGGCTCCATCAG aGCAAGTATCACCAAGGATCCCTTCTACGACCTGGTGTCATTGCGCAAGAGGAaagtcatcaacaacaacaatgcTTCACAGGACTGA
- the LOC106601465 gene encoding cytohesin-3 isoform X1, translating into MFPVQPQSLSNTFNMGSQRKDSFLWGKSSTMLSSMERQEIDTRKFHKSDLLDDIQKLRLEIDSVMTEIHNIEADEENKNVVRNKRFLSGKKKFNMDPKKGIQYLVDNDLLEWTAEAVAEFLYKKEGLNKTAIGNFLGEREEMHLQTLKAFVELHEFSDLNLVQALRQFLWSFRLPGEAQKIDRMMEAFATRYCDCNAGVFQSTDTCYILSFAVIMLNTSLHNPNVKDKPTLERFFSMNRGINNGGDLPNDLLMKLYESIRNEPFKIPEDDGNDLTHTFFNPDREGWLLKMGGRVKTWKRRWFILTDSCLYYFEYTTDKDPIGIIPLENLCVREIEDSIKQYCLEIYNPRGQKIKACKTENGGRVVEGKHQSYRMSAATADERDDWIGSIRASITKDPFYDLVSLRKRKVINNNNASQD; encoded by the exons ATGTTTCCTGTACAGCCACAGTCTCTCTCCAACACCTTCAACATGGGCAGCCAAAGAAAAGACAGCTTCCTCTGGGGAAAAT CTTCCACAATGCTTAGCTCAATGGAGAGGCAGGAGATAGACACCAGGAAGTTTCATAAGAGTGACCTATTAGATGACATTCAG AAGCTGAGGTTGGAGATTGACAGCGTCATGACGGAAATCCACAACATTGAGGCGGACGAGGAGAA CAAAAATGTTGTGAGAAACAAGAGGTTCTTATCTGGGAAAAAGAAATTCAACATGGACCCTAAAAAG GGTATTCAGTACCTGGTTGACAATGACCTGTTGGAGTGGACAGCAGAGGCAGTGGCTGAGTTCCTATACAAAAAGGAAGGACTGAACAAGACAGCCATTGGGAACTTTTTAGGAGAGAG GGAGGAAATGCACCTTCAGACTCTGAAAGCCTTTGTAGAACTACACGAGTTCTCCGACCTGAATCTGGTGCAGGCACTGAG GCAGTTCCTGTGGAGTTTCCGTCTCCCTGGAGAAGCCCAGAAGATTGATAGGATGATGGAGGCATTCGCTACACGCTACTGTGACTGTAATGCAGGGGTCTTCCAGTCAAcag ACACCTGCTACATCCTGTCCTTTGCCGTCATCATGCTGAACACCAGTCTCCATAACCCCAACGTGAAGGACAAGCCCACTCTGGAGCGCTTCTTCAGTATGAACAGAGGCATCAACAACGGGGGTGACCTGCCCAACGACCTGCTCATG AAACTCTATGAGAGCATTCGGAACGAGCCGTTCAAAATTCCAGAGGATGATGGGAACGACCTCACACACACCTTCTTCAACCCGGACAGAGAGGGTTGGCTGCTCAAAATGG GAGGAAGGGTGAAAACATGGAAGAGGCGGTGGTTTATTTTGACAGACAGCTGTCTGTACTACTTTGAGTATACCACA gaTAAAGACCCCATAGGGATCATTCCCCTTGAGAACCTCTGTGTAAGAGAGATAGAAGACTCTATCAAACAG TATTGTCTAGAGATCTACAACCCCAGAGGGCAGAAGATCAAGGCGTGCAAGACAGAGAACGGAGGCAGGGTGGTGGAGGGGAAACACCAGTCCTACAGGATGAGTGCAGCCACAGCAGATGAGAGAGATGACTGGATAGGCTCCATCAG aGCAAGTATCACCAAGGATCCCTTCTACGACCTGGTGTCATTGCGCAAGAGGAaagtcatcaacaacaacaatgcTTCACAGGACTGA
- the LOC106601465 gene encoding cytohesin-3 isoform X2 gives MKPQSLSNTFNMGSQRKDSFLWGKSSTMLSSMERQEIDTRKFHKSDLLDDIQKLRLEIDSVMTEIHNIEADEENKNVVRNKRFLSGKKKFNMDPKKGIQYLVDNDLLEWTAEAVAEFLYKKEGLNKTAIGNFLGEREEMHLQTLKAFVELHEFSDLNLVQALRQFLWSFRLPGEAQKIDRMMEAFATRYCDCNAGVFQSTDTCYILSFAVIMLNTSLHNPNVKDKPTLERFFSMNRGINNGGDLPNDLLMKLYESIRNEPFKIPEDDGNDLTHTFFNPDREGWLLKMGGRVKTWKRRWFILTDSCLYYFEYTTDKDPIGIIPLENLCVREIEDSIKQYCLEIYNPRGQKIKACKTENGGRVVEGKHQSYRMSAATADERDDWIGSIRASITKDPFYDLVSLRKRKVINNNNASQD, from the exons ATGAAG CCACAGTCTCTCTCCAACACCTTCAACATGGGCAGCCAAAGAAAAGACAGCTTCCTCTGGGGAAAAT CTTCCACAATGCTTAGCTCAATGGAGAGGCAGGAGATAGACACCAGGAAGTTTCATAAGAGTGACCTATTAGATGACATTCAG AAGCTGAGGTTGGAGATTGACAGCGTCATGACGGAAATCCACAACATTGAGGCGGACGAGGAGAA CAAAAATGTTGTGAGAAACAAGAGGTTCTTATCTGGGAAAAAGAAATTCAACATGGACCCTAAAAAG GGTATTCAGTACCTGGTTGACAATGACCTGTTGGAGTGGACAGCAGAGGCAGTGGCTGAGTTCCTATACAAAAAGGAAGGACTGAACAAGACAGCCATTGGGAACTTTTTAGGAGAGAG GGAGGAAATGCACCTTCAGACTCTGAAAGCCTTTGTAGAACTACACGAGTTCTCCGACCTGAATCTGGTGCAGGCACTGAG GCAGTTCCTGTGGAGTTTCCGTCTCCCTGGAGAAGCCCAGAAGATTGATAGGATGATGGAGGCATTCGCTACACGCTACTGTGACTGTAATGCAGGGGTCTTCCAGTCAAcag ACACCTGCTACATCCTGTCCTTTGCCGTCATCATGCTGAACACCAGTCTCCATAACCCCAACGTGAAGGACAAGCCCACTCTGGAGCGCTTCTTCAGTATGAACAGAGGCATCAACAACGGGGGTGACCTGCCCAACGACCTGCTCATG AAACTCTATGAGAGCATTCGGAACGAGCCGTTCAAAATTCCAGAGGATGATGGGAACGACCTCACACACACCTTCTTCAACCCGGACAGAGAGGGTTGGCTGCTCAAAATGG GAGGAAGGGTGAAAACATGGAAGAGGCGGTGGTTTATTTTGACAGACAGCTGTCTGTACTACTTTGAGTATACCACA gaTAAAGACCCCATAGGGATCATTCCCCTTGAGAACCTCTGTGTAAGAGAGATAGAAGACTCTATCAAACAG TATTGTCTAGAGATCTACAACCCCAGAGGGCAGAAGATCAAGGCGTGCAAGACAGAGAACGGAGGCAGGGTGGTGGAGGGGAAACACCAGTCCTACAGGATGAGTGCAGCCACAGCAGATGAGAGAGATGACTGGATAGGCTCCATCAG aGCAAGTATCACCAAGGATCCCTTCTACGACCTGGTGTCATTGCGCAAGAGGAaagtcatcaacaacaacaatgcTTCACAGGACTGA
- the LOC106601465 gene encoding cytohesin-3 isoform X3 produces the protein MLSSMERQEIDTRKFHKSDLLDDIQKLRLEIDSVMTEIHNIEADEENKNVVRNKRFLSGKKKFNMDPKKGIQYLVDNDLLEWTAEAVAEFLYKKEGLNKTAIGNFLGEREEMHLQTLKAFVELHEFSDLNLVQALRQFLWSFRLPGEAQKIDRMMEAFATRYCDCNAGVFQSTDTCYILSFAVIMLNTSLHNPNVKDKPTLERFFSMNRGINNGGDLPNDLLMKLYESIRNEPFKIPEDDGNDLTHTFFNPDREGWLLKMGGRVKTWKRRWFILTDSCLYYFEYTTDKDPIGIIPLENLCVREIEDSIKQYCLEIYNPRGQKIKACKTENGGRVVEGKHQSYRMSAATADERDDWIGSIRASITKDPFYDLVSLRKRKVINNNNASQD, from the exons ATGCTTAGCTCAATGGAGAGGCAGGAGATAGACACCAGGAAGTTTCATAAGAGTGACCTATTAGATGACATTCAG AAGCTGAGGTTGGAGATTGACAGCGTCATGACGGAAATCCACAACATTGAGGCGGACGAGGAGAA CAAAAATGTTGTGAGAAACAAGAGGTTCTTATCTGGGAAAAAGAAATTCAACATGGACCCTAAAAAG GGTATTCAGTACCTGGTTGACAATGACCTGTTGGAGTGGACAGCAGAGGCAGTGGCTGAGTTCCTATACAAAAAGGAAGGACTGAACAAGACAGCCATTGGGAACTTTTTAGGAGAGAG GGAGGAAATGCACCTTCAGACTCTGAAAGCCTTTGTAGAACTACACGAGTTCTCCGACCTGAATCTGGTGCAGGCACTGAG GCAGTTCCTGTGGAGTTTCCGTCTCCCTGGAGAAGCCCAGAAGATTGATAGGATGATGGAGGCATTCGCTACACGCTACTGTGACTGTAATGCAGGGGTCTTCCAGTCAAcag ACACCTGCTACATCCTGTCCTTTGCCGTCATCATGCTGAACACCAGTCTCCATAACCCCAACGTGAAGGACAAGCCCACTCTGGAGCGCTTCTTCAGTATGAACAGAGGCATCAACAACGGGGGTGACCTGCCCAACGACCTGCTCATG AAACTCTATGAGAGCATTCGGAACGAGCCGTTCAAAATTCCAGAGGATGATGGGAACGACCTCACACACACCTTCTTCAACCCGGACAGAGAGGGTTGGCTGCTCAAAATGG GAGGAAGGGTGAAAACATGGAAGAGGCGGTGGTTTATTTTGACAGACAGCTGTCTGTACTACTTTGAGTATACCACA gaTAAAGACCCCATAGGGATCATTCCCCTTGAGAACCTCTGTGTAAGAGAGATAGAAGACTCTATCAAACAG TATTGTCTAGAGATCTACAACCCCAGAGGGCAGAAGATCAAGGCGTGCAAGACAGAGAACGGAGGCAGGGTGGTGGAGGGGAAACACCAGTCCTACAGGATGAGTGCAGCCACAGCAGATGAGAGAGATGACTGGATAGGCTCCATCAG aGCAAGTATCACCAAGGATCCCTTCTACGACCTGGTGTCATTGCGCAAGAGGAaagtcatcaacaacaacaatgcTTCACAGGACTGA